Proteins from a genomic interval of Pseudomonas asplenii:
- the hemN gene encoding oxygen-independent coproporphyrinogen III oxidase: protein MLDAIRWDSDLIHRYDLAGPRYTSYPTAVQFHSQVGTFDLLHALRESRKASRPLSLYVHVPFCANICYYCACNKVITKDRGRAQPYLQRLEQEIQLVACHLDPNQTVEQLHFGGGTPTFLSHDELRQLMARLRQHFNLLDDDSGDYGIEIDPREADWSTMGLLRELGFNRISIGLQDLDPNVQRAVNRLQSLEETRAVIEAARTLQFRSINIDLIYGLPKQTPENFARTVDEVINLQPDRLSVFNYAHLPERFLPQRRINSHELPAPADKLEMLHRTIEQLTAAGYRYIGMDHFALPDDELAIAQEESTLQRNFQGYTTHGHCDLIGLGVSAISQIGDLYCQNSSDLNQYQNTLASAQLATSRGLLCNADDRLRREVIQQIICNCSLEFADIEKQFTLDFRGYFAELWPRLMAMANDGLIELDNERLTVLPAGRLLVRSVCMVFDAYLEQQNRQRFSRVI from the coding sequence ATGCTCGACGCCATTCGTTGGGATTCTGATCTTATCCACCGCTACGACCTGGCGGGGCCGCGCTACACCTCCTACCCCACCGCCGTACAATTCCATAGCCAGGTCGGCACCTTCGACCTGCTGCATGCCCTGCGCGAGAGCCGCAAGGCCTCACGGCCGCTGTCGTTGTACGTGCATGTGCCGTTCTGCGCGAACATCTGCTACTACTGCGCCTGCAACAAGGTCATCACCAAGGATCGCGGCCGCGCCCAACCGTACCTGCAACGCCTGGAACAGGAAATCCAACTGGTGGCCTGCCACCTGGATCCGAACCAGACAGTCGAACAATTGCATTTCGGTGGCGGCACGCCAACCTTCCTCAGCCATGACGAACTGCGCCAGTTAATGGCCCGGTTGCGCCAGCATTTCAATCTGCTGGATGACGATTCCGGCGACTACGGCATCGAGATCGACCCGCGGGAGGCCGACTGGTCAACCATGGGCCTGTTGCGCGAACTGGGCTTCAACCGGATCAGCATCGGCCTGCAGGACCTCGACCCGAACGTGCAGCGGGCAGTCAACCGCCTGCAAAGCCTTGAGGAAACCCGCGCGGTGATCGAGGCGGCGCGGACTCTGCAATTCCGTTCGATCAATATCGACCTGATCTACGGCCTGCCCAAGCAGACCCCGGAAAATTTCGCCCGCACCGTCGACGAAGTGATCAACCTGCAACCCGACCGTCTCTCGGTCTTCAATTACGCCCACCTGCCCGAGCGTTTCCTGCCCCAGCGGCGGATCAACAGCCACGAGCTGCCGGCCCCGGCCGACAAGCTGGAAATGCTCCATCGCACCATCGAGCAACTGACCGCCGCTGGCTACCGCTACATCGGCATGGACCACTTCGCCCTGCCGGACGACGAACTGGCGATCGCCCAGGAAGAGTCGACCCTGCAACGCAACTTCCAGGGCTACACCACCCATGGCCATTGCGACCTGATCGGCCTCGGTGTATCGGCCATCAGCCAGATCGGCGACCTCTACTGCCAGAACAGCAGCGATCTGAACCAGTACCAGAACACCCTGGCCAGCGCGCAACTGGCCACCAGCCGCGGCCTACTGTGCAACGCCGACGACCGGCTGCGCCGGGAAGTGATCCAGCAGATCATCTGCAATTGCAGCCTGGAGTTCGCCGACATCGAAAAGCAGTTCACCCTCGACTTCCGGGGTTATTTCGCTGAACTCTGGCCGCGCCTGATGGCCATGGCCAACGACGGCCTGATCGAGCTGGACAACGAACGCCTCACCGTCCTGCCGGCCGGCCGGCTGCTGGTACGTTCGGTGTGCATGGTGTTCGATGCCTATCTCGAACAACAGAATCGCCAGCGTTTTTCCAGGGTGATCTAG
- the fnr gene encoding fumarate/nitrate reduction transcriptional regulator Fnr, with translation MSEPVKLRAHSQANCKDCSLAPLCLPLSLNLEDMDALDEIVKRGRPLKKGEFLFRQGDTFGSVYAVRSGALKTFSLSDGGEEQITGFHLPSEMVGLSGMDTETYPVSAQALETTSVCEIPFERLDELALQLPQLRRQLMRVMSREIRDGQQMMLLLSKKTADERIATFLVNLSARFRARGFSANQFRLSMSRNEIGNYLGLAVETVSRVFTRFQASELIAAEGKEVHLLDPIQLCALAGGSLES, from the coding sequence ATGTCCGAGCCAGTGAAGCTCCGCGCCCACAGCCAGGCCAATTGCAAGGATTGCAGTCTGGCGCCTCTGTGCCTACCACTTTCTCTGAATCTGGAAGACATGGATGCGCTGGACGAAATCGTCAAACGCGGGCGCCCGCTGAAGAAAGGCGAATTCCTCTTTCGTCAGGGTGATACCTTCGGCTCGGTCTATGCGGTACGTTCCGGCGCCCTGAAGACCTTCAGCCTGAGCGACGGCGGCGAAGAACAGATCACCGGCTTTCACCTGCCGAGCGAAATGGTCGGGCTGTCGGGCATGGACACCGAGACCTATCCGGTGTCGGCACAAGCGCTGGAAACCACGTCTGTCTGCGAAATCCCCTTCGAGCGTCTCGACGAACTGGCCCTGCAACTGCCACAGTTGCGCCGCCAGTTGATGCGGGTGATGAGCCGGGAGATCCGCGACGGCCAGCAGATGATGTTGCTGTTGTCGAAAAAGACCGCCGACGAGCGTATCGCCACCTTCCTGGTCAACCTCTCGGCACGTTTCCGTGCCCGCGGATTCTCCGCCAACCAGTTCCGCCTGAGCATGTCGCGCAACGAGATCGGTAACTATCTGGGCCTGGCGGTGGAAACCGTTTCACGGGTGTTCACCCGCTTCCAGGCCAGCGAACTGATCGCCGCAGAAGGCAAGGAAGTGCACCTCCTCGATCCGATCCAGCTCTGCGCCCTCGCTGGCGGATCGCTGGAAAGCTGA
- a CDS encoding adenine phosphoribosyltransferase — MAFDTFDIKSLIRPVIDFPKPGVIFRDITPLFQSPRAVRLVADSFIHRYVEADFSHIGAMDARGFLIGSIIAHQLNKPLILFRKQGKLPADVLSEGYQTEYGESFLEVHADSLCEGDSVLIFDDLIATGGTLIAAANLVRRMGAQVFEAAAIIDLPELGGSQRLNDMNVPTYCLTQFSLAEK; from the coding sequence ATGGCTTTCGACACCTTCGACATCAAATCCCTGATCCGCCCGGTTATCGACTTTCCGAAACCCGGCGTGATCTTCCGCGACATTACGCCCCTGTTCCAGTCGCCTCGGGCGGTCCGCCTGGTGGCCGACAGCTTCATCCATCGTTATGTCGAAGCCGACTTCAGCCATATCGGCGCGATGGATGCACGTGGCTTCCTGATCGGCTCGATCATTGCCCATCAACTGAACAAGCCGCTGATCCTGTTCCGCAAGCAGGGCAAGTTACCCGCGGACGTGTTATCCGAAGGCTATCAGACCGAATATGGTGAGTCGTTCCTCGAAGTGCACGCCGACAGCCTTTGCGAAGGCGACTCGGTGCTGATCTTCGATGACCTGATTGCCACTGGTGGCACGCTGATCGCCGCCGCCAACCTGGTCCGGCGCATGGGCGCGCAGGTCTTCGAAGCGGCAGCCATCATCGACCTGCCGGAACTGGGCGGTTCCCAGCGGCTGAACGACATGAATGTGCCGACCTACTGCCTGACCCAGTTCTCCCTGGCGGAAAAGTAA
- a CDS encoding molybdopterin molybdotransferase MoeA, which translates to MTPVGKPGKQGALMPVEVALARLLELAEAAPIREVERLPLAATEGRVLAEDLISSLDLPPWPNSAMDGYALRLADWQGEPLPVSQRIFAGQSPEPLLLGTCARIFTGAPVPAGADCVEMQENAEVLDDQRVHFSQPLTLQQNIRPQGQETTVGERVLPAGTRLGPIEQGLAASLGCAELAVIRRARVAVLSTGDELVEPGLPLGPGQIYNSNRVLLCNWLKRLGCEVVDAGILPDDLPTTRQRLAELGDVDLILSTGGVSVGEADFLGIALREEGELDLWKLAIKPGKPLTFGHFRGVPVIGLPGNPASTLVTFALLARPYLLRRQGVQEVAPLRFQVPAGFVWAKPGNRREYLRARLENGRAILYRNQSSGVLRSAAWAEGLVEVLEGTTLAEGDWLNFIPLSEVLG; encoded by the coding sequence GTGACTCCCGTGGGTAAGCCGGGCAAGCAGGGCGCGCTGATGCCGGTCGAGGTCGCTCTGGCCCGGCTGCTCGAACTGGCCGAGGCAGCACCGATCCGCGAGGTCGAGCGCTTGCCGCTGGCGGCCACCGAAGGACGGGTGCTGGCTGAGGATCTGATCTCCAGTCTCGACCTGCCGCCTTGGCCCAACAGTGCAATGGACGGTTACGCCTTGCGCCTGGCCGACTGGCAGGGTGAGCCGTTGCCGGTCAGCCAGCGGATTTTCGCCGGACAGTCCCCGGAGCCGCTGTTGCTCGGCACCTGTGCACGGATCTTCACCGGGGCGCCGGTACCGGCGGGGGCCGACTGCGTGGAAATGCAGGAAAACGCCGAGGTCCTGGATGACCAGCGGGTGCATTTCAGCCAACCGCTGACGCTACAGCAGAACATCCGGCCCCAGGGCCAGGAAACCACCGTCGGTGAACGGGTGCTGCCTGCCGGGACCCGCCTGGGGCCAATAGAGCAGGGACTGGCCGCCTCGCTGGGGTGTGCCGAGCTGGCGGTGATCCGTCGGGCGCGGGTCGCGGTGCTGTCGACCGGCGACGAACTGGTCGAGCCGGGCCTGCCGCTGGGGCCGGGGCAGATTTACAACAGCAACCGGGTCCTGCTGTGCAACTGGCTCAAGCGCCTGGGCTGTGAGGTGGTCGATGCCGGCATCCTCCCCGACGATCTGCCGACCACCCGCCAGCGCCTGGCCGAACTGGGCGATGTCGACCTGATCCTGTCCACCGGCGGCGTCTCGGTCGGCGAGGCGGACTTTCTCGGCATCGCCTTGCGCGAAGAGGGCGAGCTGGATCTGTGGAAACTGGCGATCAAGCCTGGGAAGCCGCTGACCTTCGGGCATTTTCGCGGTGTGCCGGTGATTGGTTTGCCGGGTAATCCGGCCTCGACCCTGGTGACCTTTGCCCTGTTGGCGCGGCCTTACCTGCTGCGTCGCCAGGGCGTGCAGGAGGTCGCGCCGTTGCGCTTCCAGGTGCCGGCCGGGTTCGTCTGGGCCAAGCCGGGCAACCGCCGTGAATACCTGCGTGCGCGCCTGGAAAACGGCCGGGCGATTCTCTACCGCAACCAGAGTTCCGGTGTACTGCGCAGTGCGGCGTGGGCCGAGGGGTTGGTGGAAGTGCTGGAAGGAACGACCTTGGCCGAGGGCGACTGGCTGAACTTCATTCCCTTGAGCGAAGTGCTCGGCTGA
- the moaB gene encoding molybdenum cofactor biosynthesis protein B, whose translation MKAKADTPFVPLNIAVLTVSDTRTFETDTSGQVFVDRLTAAGHRLAERVLLKDDLYRIRAQVATWIAEDEVQVVLITGGTGFTGRDSTPEAVACLLDKQVDGFGELFRQISVADIGTSTVQSRALAGLANGTLVCCLPGSTNAVRTGWDGILAEQLDSRHRPCNFVPHLKQAAPCDSRG comes from the coding sequence ATGAAAGCCAAGGCTGATACACCTTTTGTCCCGCTGAACATCGCGGTGCTGACCGTCAGCGACACCCGTACCTTTGAAACCGACACTTCCGGGCAGGTCTTCGTCGACCGTCTGACCGCCGCCGGCCATCGTCTGGCCGAGCGGGTCCTGCTCAAGGACGATCTGTATCGGATTCGTGCACAGGTCGCCACCTGGATCGCCGAAGATGAGGTCCAGGTCGTGCTGATTACCGGCGGTACCGGTTTCACCGGCCGTGACAGTACTCCCGAAGCGGTCGCCTGCCTATTGGACAAGCAGGTCGACGGTTTTGGTGAACTGTTCCGGCAGATTTCCGTGGCTGATATCGGCACCTCCACGGTGCAGTCCCGTGCCTTGGCCGGGCTGGCCAACGGTACGCTGGTCTGCTGCCTGCCAGGTTCGACCAACGCGGTACGCACCGGCTGGGACGGTATCCTCGCCGAACAGTTGGACTCGCGCCATCGTCCGTGCAATTTCGTGCCTCATCTGAAACAGGCGGCCCCTTGTGACTCCCGTGGGTAA
- the mobA gene encoding molybdenum cofactor guanylyltransferase MobA, producing the protein MPLTDFSILLLAGGRGQRMGGQDKGLLPWHGQPLIAHLHATVRPLTDDLIISCNRNNERYAVYADRLVTDDSSDFPGPLAGIRAGLAVARHPHLLVLPCDVPQVDRTLLQSMLERAGEHPQQPLMVRQGEYWEPLFCVIPVALADAFERAWAAGERSPRQVMLALQVQALQCPAGDSRLANLNTPQLLQHRDSRVDGQL; encoded by the coding sequence ATGCCGCTGACCGACTTCTCCATACTGCTCCTGGCCGGCGGCCGTGGCCAACGCATGGGCGGCCAGGACAAAGGCCTGCTGCCCTGGCACGGCCAGCCATTGATCGCCCACCTGCACGCCACGGTGCGCCCCCTGACGGACGATCTGATCATTTCCTGCAACCGCAACAACGAACGTTATGCGGTTTATGCCGATCGCCTGGTGACGGACGACAGCAGCGACTTCCCCGGGCCCCTGGCCGGGATTCGCGCAGGCCTGGCGGTAGCGCGTCACCCGCACCTGCTGGTACTGCCCTGCGATGTGCCGCAGGTTGACCGGACGCTGTTGCAGAGCATGCTCGAACGCGCTGGCGAGCATCCGCAACAACCGCTGATGGTGCGCCAGGGCGAATACTGGGAACCGCTGTTCTGCGTGATCCCCGTCGCGCTGGCCGATGCGTTCGAGCGCGCCTGGGCGGCAGGCGAGCGCAGCCCGCGCCAGGTCATGCTAGCGTTGCAGGTCCAGGCTCTGCAGTGCCCGGCGGGCGATTCCAGGCTGGCCAACCTCAACACTCCGCAGTTGCTTCAGCATCGCGACAGCCGTGTCGATGGACAGTTGTAG
- a CDS encoding YgdI/YgdR family lipoprotein, producing MTQRTLAALMLTVGLATLAGCSTPTVITLNDGREIQAVDTPKYDSSSGFYEFKQLDGKNTRINKDQVRTVKEL from the coding sequence ATGACCCAACGGACCCTCGCTGCACTCATGCTGACTGTGGGCCTGGCCACCCTTGCCGGTTGCTCGACGCCTACCGTGATCACCCTGAACGACGGGCGTGAGATCCAGGCGGTGGACACTCCCAAGTACGATTCCTCGTCGGGCTTCTACGAGTTCAAGCAACTGGACGGCAAGAACACCCGTATCAACAAGGATCAGGTGCGTACCGTCAAAGAGCTGTAA
- a CDS encoding pseudouridine synthase, with protein sequence MSASPFNAAENQASTLYLPPGRWPTVLDCLCEHFPAIDREQWLDRIARGRVLDAQGTPITTHLAYREGLKIYYFREVPNEAPIPVTETILYADEHLVVADKPHFLPVTPAGEYVEQTLLRRLIRRLDNPHLVPLHRIDRHTAGLVLFSANPASRSAYQSLFPTRQIDKYYEAIAPALPELSFPRVHKSRLVDGEPFFRMREGEGASNTETLIEVAEQNGDLWRYALSPVTGKKHQLRVHMAALGAGICNDPFYPQVLKDAEDDYANPLKLLARGLRFVDPLSGQERRFESEITLQW encoded by the coding sequence ATGTCCGCTTCACCGTTCAATGCCGCTGAAAACCAGGCCAGCACCCTGTACCTGCCACCGGGTCGCTGGCCCACCGTGCTGGATTGCCTGTGCGAGCACTTCCCGGCCATCGACCGGGAGCAGTGGCTCGATCGGATTGCCCGTGGGCGGGTACTCGATGCACAAGGGACGCCGATCACAACGCACCTGGCGTACCGCGAAGGCCTGAAAATCTACTACTTTCGCGAAGTGCCGAACGAAGCGCCGATTCCGGTCACTGAAACCATTCTCTACGCCGATGAGCATCTGGTGGTGGCGGACAAACCGCATTTCCTGCCGGTGACCCCGGCGGGTGAGTATGTCGAGCAAACCTTGCTGCGCCGGTTGATCCGTCGCCTGGATAACCCCCATCTGGTGCCGTTGCATCGTATCGACCGGCACACCGCCGGGCTGGTGCTGTTCTCGGCGAACCCCGCGAGCCGTTCGGCCTATCAGTCATTGTTTCCGACCCGACAGATTGATAAGTACTACGAGGCGATTGCCCCGGCCTTGCCCGAGCTGTCCTTTCCGCGGGTACACAAAAGCCGGCTGGTCGACGGTGAGCCGTTTTTCCGCATGCGCGAAGGCGAGGGGGCCAGCAACACCGAGACGCTGATCGAGGTGGCCGAGCAGAATGGCGACCTCTGGCGCTACGCCCTGTCTCCGGTGACCGGCAAGAAACACCAGTTGCGCGTGCACATGGCGGCCTTGGGGGCGGGCATCTGCAATGACCCGTTTTACCCCCAGGTGCTCAAGGATGCCGAGGACGACTACGCCAATCCGCTCAAGTTGCTGGCCCGGGGTTTGCGTTTCGTCGATCCGCTGAGCGGCCAGGAGCGTCGTTTCGAGAGCGAAATCACCCTGCAGTGGTAG
- a CDS encoding transcriptional regulator: MVNVEQLKSSVNRMSAELVREAVLELRLDGLVTEGKTPFNKLHFNTCFAEIEALFQRAGYHRQLDVVGYQGLLYALYDPGRWEAVDVLRWLKDYTEAASGSPLLKNQLAAG, from the coding sequence ATGGTCAATGTCGAACAATTGAAATCCAGCGTGAATCGCATGTCCGCGGAGCTGGTCCGCGAAGCGGTGCTGGAACTGCGGCTCGATGGGCTGGTGACGGAAGGCAAGACACCGTTCAACAAGCTGCACTTCAACACCTGTTTCGCGGAAATCGAGGCGCTGTTCCAGCGAGCGGGCTATCACCGCCAGCTGGATGTGGTGGGTTACCAGGGGCTGCTCTATGCGCTCTACGACCCCGGGCGCTGGGAGGCGGTCGATGTGCTGCGCTGGCTGAAGGACTACACCGAGGCGGCCAGTGGTTCGCCGTTGCTCAAGAACCAGTTGGCTGCGGGGTGA
- a CDS encoding glutaredoxin family protein, translated as MLPECQLFGTLGCHLCEVAEAVLMPLVEHGLLVELVDIADSESLYEAYGLRIPVLRRVDTGAELGWPFDAEQVVAFVR; from the coding sequence ATGCTTCCTGAATGCCAACTGTTTGGCACCCTGGGCTGTCACCTCTGCGAAGTCGCCGAAGCGGTACTGATGCCGCTGGTCGAGCATGGTCTGTTGGTGGAGTTGGTAGACATCGCCGACAGCGAGTCGCTGTACGAAGCCTACGGTCTGCGGATTCCAGTGTTGCGTCGGGTCGACACCGGCGCGGAACTCGGCTGGCCCTTCGATGCCGAACAGGTCGTCGCCTTCGTGCGCTGA
- a CDS encoding acyltransferase family protein → MSKVLNGNLDALKVLLAVFVVVLHCHFMGGNYTAVGYLLCNGLFRVAVPTFFVINGYYLWKTLDAGHSFTAWFKRGLLLYLFWMLVYSPTYVSLDALSSVGGVVWIVKQFVIGYFHLWYLLGMLGGGLILYLLRKRSSGLLAVLALGAFTVGLMLQYARVYFELPNAFLQHFNQNDYTARNFLFMGFPFMALGFVLARHRVPERVTRQQVCTALVISLVLVFGEAWLNYSHQADARQNFDFLLSLPLITPALFLLPFVFFRASTSSRNAKLSSALYYVHPLFLFAALALGIPYGNGMTAMVLALALVAAPLLILASRRLRFIL, encoded by the coding sequence ATGTCCAAAGTCCTCAACGGTAACCTGGATGCGCTGAAAGTCCTGCTGGCGGTGTTCGTGGTGGTGCTGCACTGCCATTTCATGGGCGGCAACTACACGGCGGTGGGCTACCTGCTGTGCAACGGATTGTTCCGGGTCGCGGTGCCGACCTTCTTCGTGATCAACGGCTACTACCTGTGGAAAACCCTGGATGCCGGCCATTCGTTCACGGCCTGGTTCAAGCGCGGGCTGCTGTTGTATCTCTTCTGGATGCTGGTCTACAGCCCGACCTACGTCAGTCTCGACGCCTTGAGCAGTGTCGGCGGGGTGGTGTGGATCGTGAAGCAGTTCGTGATCGGCTACTTCCACCTCTGGTACCTGCTGGGCATGCTCGGCGGTGGCCTGATCCTCTATCTGTTGCGCAAGCGTTCGAGCGGATTGCTGGCAGTGCTGGCTCTGGGCGCCTTTACGGTCGGCCTGATGCTGCAATATGCGCGAGTCTATTTCGAACTGCCCAATGCCTTTCTGCAGCATTTCAACCAGAACGACTACACCGCGCGCAATTTCCTGTTCATGGGCTTCCCGTTCATGGCGCTGGGGTTTGTGCTGGCCCGTCATCGGGTACCGGAGCGCGTCACCCGACAGCAGGTATGCACGGCGCTGGTGATCAGCCTGGTGCTGGTGTTCGGCGAGGCGTGGCTGAATTATTCGCACCAGGCCGATGCCCGGCAGAATTTCGATTTCCTGCTGTCGTTGCCGCTGATCACCCCGGCACTGTTCCTGTTGCCGTTCGTGTTTTTCCGCGCCTCCACCAGCAGCCGCAATGCCAAGCTGTCCTCGGCGCTGTACTACGTGCATCCGCTGTTTCTCTTTGCGGCGCTGGCGCTGGGGATACCCTACGGCAACGGCATGACCGCCATGGTGTTGGCCCTGGCGTTGGTCGCGGCGCCGTTGCTGATCCTGGCGAGTCGCCGGCTGCGCTTCATTCTCTGA
- a CDS encoding acyltransferase family protein, which translates to MERLYSLQGLRGAAVVGVVLFHMAAVELKYAGGDVLLPALVEFFQLGVDLFFVISGFVMVIVTRGRFQDKVQFQRFLFNRVSRIYPNYWLYFFITLAVYLAAPALVNSSHGGSNLWLSFLLLPNERVLLVMVAWSLVFELWFYLVFSVLLAFRERWLPLLLLAWALALLLFNLLDSWQHSAPALKIILHPYALEFIVGSALALFFYGSHSAKVPTPLVWLLLWTSLLVGFPLIYHYRLFQDEGLARMLVVGLVFGSLILSLVLLERRQRIRVPTPLVFTGDMSYTIYLSHLLVLGVVGRAWQVLGNWPFSLLDNLLFLVLMMTAVLCYGWVGYSFFEKPVLDRATRYCNRWFRREASRKTTDSLPGSR; encoded by the coding sequence ATGGAACGGCTGTATTCGCTGCAGGGCCTCAGAGGTGCGGCGGTAGTAGGGGTAGTGCTGTTTCATATGGCGGCGGTGGAACTCAAGTACGCCGGGGGCGATGTGTTGCTGCCGGCGCTGGTGGAGTTCTTCCAGTTGGGCGTCGACCTGTTCTTTGTCATCAGCGGTTTTGTCATGGTGATCGTCACGCGCGGGCGCTTTCAGGACAAGGTCCAGTTCCAGCGCTTCCTGTTCAATCGCGTGTCGCGGATCTATCCCAATTACTGGCTGTATTTCTTTATCACCCTGGCGGTGTATCTGGCCGCGCCGGCGCTGGTCAACAGTTCCCATGGCGGCTCCAACCTGTGGCTGTCGTTCCTGTTGTTGCCCAACGAACGCGTGCTGTTGGTGATGGTGGCCTGGTCGCTGGTGTTCGAACTGTGGTTCTACCTGGTGTTCAGCGTGCTGCTGGCTTTTCGCGAGCGCTGGCTGCCGCTCCTGCTGCTGGCCTGGGCGCTGGCACTGCTGCTGTTCAACCTGCTCGACTCCTGGCAGCACTCTGCGCCGGCGCTGAAAATCATCCTGCATCCGTATGCGCTGGAGTTCATCGTCGGCAGTGCCCTGGCCCTGTTTTTCTATGGCTCGCACAGTGCGAAGGTGCCGACACCGCTGGTTTGGCTGCTGCTCTGGACGAGCCTGCTGGTGGGTTTCCCCCTCATCTACCACTACCGGTTGTTCCAGGACGAAGGGCTGGCACGGATGCTGGTGGTGGGGCTGGTCTTCGGTAGCCTGATCCTGTCGCTGGTGCTGCTCGAACGGCGTCAACGGATCCGTGTCCCGACGCCGCTGGTGTTCACCGGCGATATGTCCTACACGATCTATCTGTCGCATTTGCTGGTGCTCGGCGTGGTCGGGCGGGCCTGGCAGGTGCTTGGCAACTGGCCGTTCAGTCTGCTCGACAACCTGTTGTTCCTGGTGCTGATGATGACGGCGGTACTGTGCTACGGCTGGGTCGGCTACTCGTTTTTCGAGAAGCCGGTGCTCGACCGGGCGACCCGCTACTGCAACCGCTGGTTTCGTCGCGAGGCATCGCGCAAAACCACCGATTCATTGCCAGGCAGCAGGTGA